DNA sequence from the Bufo bufo chromosome 3, aBufBuf1.1, whole genome shotgun sequence genome:
AGAAGTGAGGTTTCTTCAACTATTTACACATCTAATTTTCTCTCTCCATATTACGCCATATAGGAGTTGTTCTACTGTTACAAATAGAACTTCCCCTATATGTTGATAGATCTGCTTTTATactacttcttgtcctggcttttatagatagttacatagttaatacggttgaaaaaagacaaacgcccatcaagttcaaccaagggataggtggggacgcgaatcccagaaggaagtgagactcagatttctatacgttttcataagcatttatattttttacttttaagaattcgtctaaaccctttttgaaactgtccactgttcctgctgtgactatGTACTGTgatagtctattccacagattcacagttcttacagtaaagaagctttgacgcttctggagactgagctttttcttcttcagtcggaggcagtgctcccttgtcttttgagcacattttacatggaacgttTAATATTGGAAAAATATAAATTCTACCACAAAATAATCTTGTCTACATCCTGGGTGGTTTTCTGAAATAAGAAGATGTTCCACTGTGTCTTTTGTTTCTTATCCACATGATCATATCAAAGTCTTCATCAGACCTACCCTGGCAGAGAGAACATGCTATAAAGGGGCAAAAAATAGATTCTTCTGATCAACAGAAGGGCTCATATTTTCACAAGAATATGTTCATAGGATGCTATCACATTTGTGTTAGCGGCTGCAGGAAAGGCTTACACTTTACCTCAAATTGCTGTTCTGCATCTAGATTTGCAgaatatgacggaatgaataacggaatgcctctaaaggcattccattatgcattctgtcatagaattgcgttatggtccgtggtaacggaatccataacgcaattcaccttttaccaccaaataaagtgtgaacgaatttcaaaatatgaaattcgctcatctctactgatgacctatcaagaggatagatcatcagtatcaaaatctcaaaAAACCGCCCATCCAAGTTAAATGGCCAGGCGGCCCACATCTATTTCCGTAAACACATTTCTTTCTTTGTAGAGATAGCAGTTGCATGCAGATACAGAGACAGCCAGGCTCTCCAAAGAGTTGTCTTCCCTGCGCTTTATACACAGTGATCAATAAGAGAAGTGCATAACAGATCAAGAAGCGGCAATGCTGCCTCCTGCCTCATGTGATTGTTGGGTGCCAAGCAACTGCACAAACTGCTTCTCTACAGTGCATATTAGGAGGATGGGTTCCCCGTGTCACTGAGGTTAACACGTCAGCCCCAATTACAGGTGAAAACCGCAATAAAACAGGATATTAAAATGCACTTTCTATATGTCTTTTATGACCTTGTGGGGAGCATAAActgtaaaattaaataaataaagaaaaaaacatgctCATACTGCAGCTTACAGCTATCCCCCAGAACCTTaaactatatattcgctatatgaaCAAAAACTAATGGAAAGGGGACatttaaaaatgcattttttagtTACACGTTGTTCtatattttaaaaactttttaaaaataaaataaaaatgccatAAGATAAAAACCCATGTATCACcaaaaaaagacacaaaaatatttaaataaccaAACAAAAAGTTTGTACTAAAAAAACTAAAGTAAGTTCAGTCATAAATGgaataaaggctatggacacctatagcagtatattttttctttactaaAATGCATGCatttaaggttactttcacactagcatttttgctggatccggcagggttcagcaaaaaacacttccgttattgataatacaactatctgcatccgttatgaacggatccagttgtattatttaacatagccaagacggatccgtcatgaactccactgaaagtcaatgggggatggatccattttctattgtgtcagagaaaacggatccgtccccattaacttgcatTGTAGGTCATGAcagatcagtcttgctccgcatcccggagctgcggtttgctctcaggtaggggaacgcaaccaaacagaacggaatgcgttttggagcattccgttctgctcagttacgttttgtccccattgtttGTCCCCCAAGTTTTGCGTTGTTTGGATTCTGTGCTTCCCAGTATATAGCAAACTGGAGAATGCTGttcacagtaaaaataaaataaaaaatgttagaaTGGCTCGGTCTCAGGTCCCTCTCTGTCCTCTCTTGAGTGATTACAAATGAAAGTTGAACTTTGATTTAGCCAATCAGCTTAGAGGATCAttcagcagagcagagagatgggCTTCTGCAGCTGCTATTTACTGTGAAAAATCGGAGCCACAGAAGCCTAATGAAGCAAAATTCATAACATAACCTATTCCAAAAAACATTTTCAGgtcaaaatatatacatttttagtaaaaaaacaacaacatgcagtggtcacatgaccatttcAAAGGGGAACAGGAAATAGAGACCGATGGGGGACATGGAAAAAGTGTCAGAATTGAAGTGAAGGGGAATCAATAAGGCGCGAGTATgacttattttgttattttacaaTAAGCTGTTTTAGGAATACTTTTTctgtctggacaacccctttaactgtatttCAATAGAAATCAGTACAGATAGATAGGACATAAAATGTTCAACAATCAAATGTAGCTGTAGATATTGCTATTAATTATTTTAATATGTCTGCATACACCACAATAATCCTGTTAATAATCATTATTTATTCTCTTTCTATTTCTTTAAGGTACATACATAAGTTTCTTGAAGACGTCTTGGAATCTACATGTAGTGAACATGTCTCCACAAGCAAACATCAGTAGAGAGGACCCATGCATGGTGGATTCAGAATTCAGATACTCCCTCTTTACAGTGTCATATAGCATCATTTTTGTCATTGGATTCCTTGCAAACAGCTATGTCTTATGGGTTTTTGCTAAAGTTTATCCAGCTAAGAGGCTGAGCGAAATTAAAATATTCATGATAAATCTAACGGTTGCTGACCTCCTATTTTTGGTGACACTGCCTCTGTGGATTGTATATTACAACTATAGAGGGGACTGGATAATGCCGGAATTTCTTTGCAACGTGGCAGGTTGTTTCTTTTTTATCAACACATACTGCTCTGTCGCCTTTCTTGGAGTCATCAGTTACAACAGATTTCAGGCTGTTACAAGACCTGTAGAGACTGCCCAGTCTTCTGCCAGATGTAAAGCAATATGTATTTCAACATGTGTATGGGTAGTTGTGTTTTTTAGCTCAttgtattttcttatttttcctgGTACTAACCAAGTGCAGGCCACTGAAGGTCACAACTACACTAGATGCTTTGAAGGATACGATGCTGACAACAGAGATCCCGTGGCAGCCATTCATTTTGTTTTAATTGCTGCCTTCTTTCTCGTTTTCCTCCTTATTTTAGTTTGCAATGTAGTGATTTTTAAGACTTTAGTCATCCAGTCAGTGCAAGCCAGGCAGAGTGCAGAAATGAAGCGCCGTGCTTTGAACATGGTTGCCACTGTTCTAGGTGTTTTTGTGATATGCTTTGTCCCACATCACATTGTTCATGGACCCTGGACCCTTACCGTCTTAAGGTTGTGGCATGAGAGAGACTGTGAATTTCGGAAAGCCTTGAATGATGCCCATCAAATCACTCTATGCATTATGAGCACCAACTGCATGCTTGACCCAATCATCTACTGCTTCCTTACCAAGAAATTCAGGAGGCACCTATCTGACCGAATCGAGAGCATGCGAGGAACTCGTAAGTTTTCCAGAAATACCACTGAAACAAACACAGATGTTACACTTCCTCTCAAAGACAAGCAGACTGTTACATGTGATCTCTAGAACGATGATTACAATTTAGTAAAGGTTTCAAAAGAACTCATATATGTATGGTACAGACTACTGACTTACCTAAAAACTGTGGTGGTATTTGATTTTAGTAGTCAAACAAGTGGGTCATTGTAGAATATGTATACTTAGAATTAATGAAAcaaatgcaaaatatatatactgaTTATGCTTGCTAAGAGTTTTTGGTTGTGTAGGTCATAACATTTCCAATATTCACTAGAAGGCTTATTCTTACTTTGATGTGTTCTTTTTTctattaaaggggtcttccaagctccccaggataggtcattaatgtcAGAACGTTGAGGCTCTGACAGCTTGCACCCCCgtcgctgttccctgcagcccctGGAACTAGCAGTTTGAAAGGAACAGGAAGCACGTCTTCCTTTTAAAGGGTAGCGGCTGTGCTAGGTTactacagctcagctcccattcactgcaatgggagATAGCCTACTGTAACCCAACTGAGCCACTACACTATGAACGGAGCCATGCTTCCTGTTCCTTTCAGACTGCTAGTTCCAGTgccagaggctgcagggaacatctgATCGGACTTCACCGACCTGATATTAATgagctatccaaaggataggtcattaagatcaggagcctggaaaactcaTTTAAATAATTAAATGTAGATACTGAGTTCTGTCATGGATGTTTTTCCATACACTATATTTTTCTGTGTCTTCAGGAGGAAATAGGCCCCAAGTGATGGAAGAGGTCAAGAAAATCAGTATAGCTCCTATGGATACCTGAAGAAAGTGGTGGATTTGCTCTTTTCCTAAAATTGTGTTAACCTTGTATGTGGGGAATCTACCACAAAATATTAATATTgtgtcaagttttttttttttttttttactaaggctactttcacactcgcggtaGCCTCTTCACtacaatgggggcgggccggaggtccggccgcagcacggcaaatatgctgaatagtgaatggggccggagcggacttctggCAGCACGGAGAACTTGCAGTAGCACGAACAGCCTTTcggaaaaggctaccgcaagtgtgaaagtagccttaggcgaaCATGAGGGAAATGAACTCTATAACTGATATTTCAAATGTTCAAGACTATTCTTTCCTGGATTGTTGCAAAATTAAGAGTCTTCATACCTACAATATTTTGTAGGCCATGGCAGCAGTTgttctgcagtaaaaaaaaatcatgactaGTGAACTGGAAAGCTGTCTTTTAAGGACCTCAGAGACTGCAGATTTACAGTATTTTCCAAGTGTATTTATTAATAAACATATCAAGTGTTTTGACTCTGATGTCTTCATCCAGCTATTTCCCTATATTATAATTATCtagttttgtatttttgttaAATGTTTTTACaatggaaacacaaataaaatGTGTGGCCTACCAAAGTAGTATTTTCTCATATACTTATATGGACAAGCAAGAAGAAAAAtaccagtttaaaggggttccaaGGAAGGTTTGTGACACATTCAATCTCAAAATGTGATGTGAAGCAATGTTTTCTTTAATCCAACATAAACAGAGTGTCTAAGAttggaaaaaatatttattttttctgctaGAATCCACCTCACTCACCTCTTTGGacagtgtttggtattgcagctcagcctcactgGATTTTTTTGTCTGTTATGTGCTGTAGAAAATGAACAAAGTACCCAGATATTACATGCATCTGAATGCGTTTGCTCCATTAATTTCAAGTATAAAAAAACCAAGGCATATCAGAAACTTTCttgt
Encoded proteins:
- the PTAFR gene encoding platelet-activating factor receptor isoform X1; this translates as MSPQANISREDPCMVDSEFRYSLFTVSYSIIFVIGFLANSYVLWVFAKVYPAKRLSEIKIFMINLTVADLLFLVTLPLWIVYYNYRGDWIMPEFLCNVAGCFFFINTYCSVAFLGVISYNRFQAVTRPVETAQSSARCKAICISTCVWVVVFFSSLYFLIFPGTNQVQATEGHNYTRCFEGYDADNRDPVAAIHFVLIAAFFLVFLLILVCNVVIFKTLVIQSVQARQSAEMKRRALNMVATVLGVFVICFVPHHIVHGPWTLTVLRLWHERDCEFRKALNDAHQITLCIMSTNCMLDPIIYCFLTKKFRRHLSDRIESMRGTRKFSRNTTETNTDVTLPLKDKQTVTCDL
- the PTAFR gene encoding platelet-activating factor receptor isoform X2 is translated as MSPQANISREDPCMVDSEFRYSLFTVSYSIIFVIGFLANSYVLWVFAKVYPAKRLSEIKIFMINLTVADLLFLVTLPLWIVYYNYRGDWIMPEFLCNVAGCFFFINTYCSVAFLGVISYNRFQAVTRPVETAQSSARCKAICISTCVWVVVFFSSLYFLIFPGTNQVQATEGHNYTRCFEGYDADNRDPVAAIHFVLIAAFFLVFLLILVCNVVIFKTLVIQSVQARQSAEMKRRALNMVATVLGVFVICFVPHHIVHGPWTLTVLRLWHERDCEFRKALNDAHQITLCIMSTNCMLDPIIYCFLTKKFRRHLSDRIESMRGTRGNRPQVMEEVKKISIAPMDT